CAGAACAGCTTGCGCCACCTTTGCCGCTCGCTGTGCGCGTTCCGCCTCAACGTCGGCTCTGATCCGCTGGGCGGACGCGCGCTGTTCGTCGATCGGGGAAACCTTGCCGGCGCCGACGCGCAGGCGAGCAACGCGTTCAGCCTGCGCGGCCAAGTCGCGCCGTTCCTCTGCGGCCTTGGCGCGGCGTTCGCCTGCCACCGCAGCGATGAATGCCTGGGTAATTCGTAAGGTCAGATCCACTCTGGCAGCGTTTACCCCAACCCGCGCCGTGGCTTCTTCAGCCTGCGCAACTCGAGTACGGGCCGCGCATTTGCCACCCAGCTCCAGGGGCATCGAGACGGAGAAGGTGGTTTCGCTCTCACCGAATCGAGCGTACCGGCCGGTGCCGAGTACGTTTTCGGCCTCGACCGATAAAGTCGGGTTTGGTAGCAACCGGGCAGCCTGTACCGCCGCCTCGGACGCACCGACGCTGGCTTCCGCGCTACGAAGGCCAGGCGCGGTTTCCAAAGCACGGGCAATCGCTTGGCTTAACGTAAGCGTGCCTGCGGATGTACTCAGTCCGGAAGAATTCTGAGCGTACAACGGCGTTACGGGCGCAAGCGACGCCGTGAAGAGCACTACGGCAGCGAGATAGGCACTGTGTGGAAAGCGGATGGCCATGCAAAACCTTTTGCATACGTGTATCTCCACTTTATAAACGCTGTAGTAGCTAGAAGGTCAAGTGATCCGCCCTAAATCTTCTAGACACCAGACAGCCGTTGAGGTCAGGATTTGTCTAGCGAACTGGAGAATTCCACCCATCAAATCGCTCCCTGAAATATTGAAACGCTCGTTTATCAACAAGACGCTTGACCCTCTCATCATGGAAAGGTTTAGAGTGAAAACTCACTTTATCAGGAGGTAAATTATGTACGAGCTTCAAGTCGAAGGGATGAGCTGCGGCGGTTGCGTTCGGAGCGTGACGAAATCCGTGCAAACGGTAGATGGCAACGCCAAGGTCGAAGTCGACCTTGCAAGTAAAACTGTACGTGTCGACAGCCAAGCGAGTCTCGACGAGGTGAGGTCGGCAATTGCAGATGCTGGTTATCCCGTCAGCGCAAGTGTAGCCATCTAACAGTCAGGCGAGGCGGGCCATTGAGCTCCGCCTCGCCTGAAGCAGCAGGGATAAGCAGTCACGCAGACATGTGCTTGCAAGCCAGATCATCGAGAATCGGGCAATCCGGTCGCTCGTCGCCATGGCAATTGTTGGCGACGTGCCGTAACTGGTCCCGGATCGACTGCAGCTTCCGGATGTCGTCCTCCAACTCGGCAATATATCCCTGCGCCAGCTGCTTCACGTCCGCACTATGCCTGCCGCGGTCCTGCCACAGGCTCAGCAACGTTTTAATTCGCTCTATCGAAAACCCGAGGTCCCGCGAGCGTTTGATGAACCGGAGCGTTTGCACGTCCTTGTCCGTGTATTGCCGATAACCGGAGCCGGTCCTACTCGCGGCGGAGATCAGGTCGATACTCTCGTAGTACCGAATCATCTTCGCGGTCACCCCCGACGCCTCCGCAGCCTGCCCGATATTCATTGCTTTGCTCCCTTTGCAAACGCCGGCTGCCACCGGCGTAGCAATAGCGCGTTCGACACGACAGAGA
This genomic stretch from Massilia putida harbors:
- a CDS encoding TolC family protein translates to MAIRFPHSAYLAAVVLFTASLAPVTPLYAQNSSGLSTSAGTLTLSQAIARALETAPGLRSAEASVGASEAAVQAARLLPNPTLSVEAENVLGTGRYARFGESETTFSVSMPLELGGKCAARTRVAQAEEATARVGVNAARVDLTLRITQAFIAAVAGERRAKAAEERRDLAAQAERVARLRVGAGKVSPIDEQRASAQRIRADVEAERAQRAAKVAQAVLARLIGATEPLVVVAPWFDDTSAQAGGEVSGASLSLAAADAQVAAANARVDAARRARIPDLTVSAGARRLKETNDTAAVLALSVPLPLFNRGNAEVARARAELTKAEADRQAVELEIAESLDAARADVANARASAASANGPELAAAREAARIARIGYAEGKFSQLDLIEAERSLSQTQEAAIDALAAFHDARARLARLVGRFDPISKD
- a CDS encoding heavy-metal-associated domain-containing protein codes for the protein MYELQVEGMSCGGCVRSVTKSVQTVDGNAKVEVDLASKTVRVDSQASLDEVRSAIADAGYPVSASVAI
- the cueR gene encoding Cu(I)-responsive transcriptional regulator — protein: MNIGQAAEASGVTAKMIRYYESIDLISAASRTGSGYRQYTDKDVQTLRFIKRSRDLGFSIERIKTLLSLWQDRGRHSADVKQLAQGYIAELEDDIRKLQSIRDQLRHVANNCHGDERPDCPILDDLACKHMSA